In one window of Nitrospirota bacterium DNA:
- the murG gene encoding undecaprenyldiphospho-muramoylpentapeptide beta-N-acetylglucosaminyltransferase translates to MNIMRVIIAGGGTGGHLYPGIAVAEEFYRQDRDSDVLFVGTQQGIEARIVPKEGYKLETIPAGGIANKKIVAKLMSSIKMIEGFIKAMKILRRFNPDVVIGVGGYASVPMLSAAAILRFPTIIMEQNLIPGLANRTLSRIVDRVIVAFEGSKKFFKRNVEVLGNPVRKGIAGCTHKKNSDFVIFVFGGSQGASAINKAVAGSLDYLKKESSGIRFLHQTGEKDFEWVRDSYRKSGIPADVTPYIYNMEEAYNKADIVISRAGATSIAEISACGRPAILIPYPFAAHDHQQHNAEYLQSMGTAEVISESDLTGKKVAEKITYFLYNRDRLKQMSEKSAGIYRKTAASDIVKLCVGLARIKDSE, encoded by the coding sequence GTGAATATTATGCGTGTAATAATTGCCGGAGGGGGCACAGGTGGTCACCTCTATCCTGGGATAGCGGTGGCAGAAGAATTTTACAGACAGGATAGGGATTCTGATGTCCTTTTTGTAGGAACACAGCAGGGGATAGAGGCAAGGATTGTCCCGAAAGAGGGTTATAAATTGGAGACTATACCGGCCGGCGGTATAGCAAATAAAAAGATTGTTGCAAAACTAATGTCCAGTATAAAGATGATAGAGGGATTTATTAAGGCTATGAAGATACTGAGAAGATTTAACCCTGATGTCGTTATTGGAGTAGGGGGATATGCCTCAGTGCCTATGCTTTCTGCTGCAGCAATACTCAGATTTCCAACAATCATAATGGAACAGAACCTTATTCCCGGTCTTGCAAACAGGACATTATCACGGATAGTTGACAGGGTTATTGTGGCCTTTGAAGGATCAAAGAAATTCTTTAAGAGAAATGTTGAGGTTCTTGGTAATCCTGTCAGGAAGGGCATAGCAGGCTGTACGCATAAAAAAAACAGTGACTTCGTAATCTTTGTATTCGGCGGAAGCCAGGGGGCAAGCGCTATTAATAAGGCTGTTGCAGGGTCTCTTGATTATCTTAAAAAGGAATCATCAGGCATAAGATTTCTGCACCAGACAGGAGAAAAGGACTTTGAATGGGTCAGAGACTCTTACAGAAAATCAGGTATTCCTGCAGATGTAACACCTTATATTTATAATATGGAAGAGGCTTATAATAAGGCAGATATCGTAATCTCAAGGGCAGGGGCAACATCTATTGCAGAGATCTCCGCATGTGGAAGACCGGCAATCCTTATCCCCTATCCTTTTGCTGCTCATGACCATCAACAGCATAATGCAGAATATCTGCAATCAATGGGTACTGCAGAAGTAATCTCAGAGTCAGACTTAACAGGAAAAAAAGTAGCTGAAAAAATAACATATTTCCTGTATAACAGAGATAGACTAAAACAAATGTCTGAGAAGAGTGCAGGGATTTATAGAAAGACAGCAGCAAGTGATATTGTGAAGTTGTGTGTGGGGCTGGCAAGGATTAAAGACAGTGAATAG
- a CDS encoding UDP-N-acetylmuramate--L-alanine ligase produces the protein MFRKIQHIHFTGIGGSGMSGIAEVLLNLGYKVSGSDMNESDVIQRLRKAGGHITIGHSGSNVKGAQVVVISSAVSNTNAEVVAAKESSIPVIQRAEMLAELMRLKFGIAIAGAHGKTTTTSMVASVMASAGLDPTVVIGGKLNSIGSNAKLGQSEFLVAEADESDGSFMKLSPSIAIVTNIDAEHLDYYKDIGSIKKTFVNFINKIPFYGVAILCADNENVRDILPSIEKRYMTYSIRKKADITATEIEIENGRSRFRVLFKGVDMGKFVLPIPGTHNISNALTCIGVAVELDIKIDDVRKALKEFSGVERRFQIVGKISRIGRNDDNSPPLFKGGAGGVIPDDILIVDDYGHHPTEIAATLSAAKDGWKRRTVVLFQPHRYTRTRDLMNEFAGAFDNADILIVTEIYPAGEKPVEGISGERLCNEIRKHGHKDVVFIPDKNDITGYIHEIIMPGDMILTLGAGDIWKIGRKVLEESR, from the coding sequence TTGTTTAGAAAAATACAGCATATTCATTTCACAGGCATCGGCGGTTCGGGCATGAGCGGGATTGCTGAGGTCCTGCTGAATCTTGGATACAAGGTAAGCGGTTCAGATATGAATGAGTCGGATGTTATTCAGAGACTCAGAAAAGCAGGCGGGCACATCACAATAGGGCATAGCGGATCAAATGTTAAGGGTGCTCAGGTTGTAGTAATTTCATCAGCAGTCTCTAATACCAATGCAGAGGTAGTTGCTGCAAAAGAGTCATCTATACCGGTTATTCAAAGGGCAGAGATGCTGGCTGAATTGATGCGTCTTAAATTCGGTATTGCGATTGCAGGGGCGCACGGTAAGACTACAACAACATCAATGGTAGCAAGTGTAATGGCATCGGCAGGCTTAGACCCGACTGTTGTAATAGGCGGCAAACTTAACAGTATAGGGAGTAATGCAAAACTGGGGCAGAGCGAATTCCTTGTAGCTGAGGCAGATGAAAGCGATGGCTCCTTCATGAAGCTTTCCCCTTCAATCGCAATTGTGACAAATATAGATGCTGAACATCTTGATTATTACAAAGATATTGGAAGTATTAAAAAGACCTTTGTAAATTTTATCAACAAGATACCTTTTTACGGGGTCGCCATACTTTGTGCTGATAATGAAAATGTAAGAGATATTCTACCTTCAATTGAAAAAAGATACATGACCTACAGTATCAGGAAAAAGGCCGACATTACTGCAACTGAAATAGAGATTGAAAACGGGAGGTCAAGATTCAGGGTCTTGTTTAAAGGCGTAGACATGGGTAAATTTGTCCTGCCTATTCCCGGTACGCATAATATCAGTAATGCACTGACATGTATCGGTGTTGCTGTTGAACTTGACATAAAAATAGATGACGTAAGGAAGGCATTAAAGGAATTCAGCGGGGTGGAGAGAAGATTCCAGATTGTCGGCAAGATCAGCAGAATCGGAAGGAATGATGATAATTCCCCCCCTTTGTTTAAGGGGGGGGCAGGGGGGGTTATTCCTGACGATATTCTGATTGTTGATGATTATGGACATCACCCTACAGAGATAGCGGCTACCCTGTCTGCTGCAAAAGATGGTTGGAAAAGGCGTACTGTTGTGTTATTTCAGCCCCATCGCTACACAAGGACAAGGGATTTAATGAACGAATTTGCAGGTGCATTCGATAATGCAGACATACTGATAGTAACTGAGATATATCCTGCAGGAGAAAAACCTGTTGAAGGTATAAGCGGCGAAAGGCTCTGTAATGAAATCCGTAAACACGGTCATAAAGACGTGGTGTTTATACCGGATAAGAATGACATTACCGGATATATTCATGAGATTATCATGCCCGGAGATATGATACTTACACTCGGCGCAGGAGATATTTGGAAGATAGGAAGGAAGGTTTTGGAGGAAAGCAGGTAG